AAAAGAGAATATTACCATACATTCTATTCATGAATTCTTAATTTAATTAATAGGACTAAAATACGATAAAAATGAggtgtggaaaaaaaaaaggttaaaatgTCAAGCATCATTAGAAAACCAAAACAAATCCAACGAAAATATCCAACGAAAAAAAGGAGTGCATAAAAACAGAATATACGTTGAAACAGGGAAAAAACAACATATACCGAAAAAAAAGACACAAAAGTACAATGCACAATAATACTAGTTCTAGGATTAGTAAATGTTTAAATGGATGGATTATGGTTTTGTATTATTCATTTAAATCCTATCCatttatatctatttaattATATTAAATAGGTATAAAGAGATTGGATCAATCTGAATCCACTATCCGTTTAAGAAGATCCATTTATGAACCATATACCCATTTTGCCATTCTGCGGTCTCGTATATAGTGATATCGGACAACTAACTTGAACACATTTGAAATGCTTCCAATGACTTctttcatttcttgcactttcTTGTCCTTTCTCCTCTTCTTCTCCATCTCCTCTGCCAAGACCACCACCTCCTTCCTCcagccaccaccaccaccatctTCTCCCTCCTCCTCATCGCCGGAGAATGACCTCATTCATGAAGCCTGTAAGGCTTCACGTGACCCGCCTACATGTGAGTCGACATTGTCCCAATCCAGTCACGTGCCGCCTCCCAATTCAACCCTCTTGGACGTCATCCAATCTGCCACTTGGGCTTCTTCAGAAAACCTCAACCTTGCCATTTTAATGGTGAATGATATCCTGAACTCGTCCGCAGAGAATCTGAACCTCTCCATTGCTGCCTGGAATTGTGTGGAGGGACTTGTCTATTCTGCGTATAGGACAGGTTCAACGGCTGAGAATTTGCCACGTGGTAGGATGAAGGATTCACGTGCATGGATGAGTGCGGCTCTGGCTTACCAAGCTGGCTGTTCGTCCGGGTTGAAAACTGCCAACGGAGGTTTCAATTCTAAAGTGAACGAAACGGTGGCGTTTTTGGATGGTCTAATTGGGATAACTACTAATTCTTTGGGCATGATGGTAAATTACGATAATTTCGGCAATGAATCCGGGTCATGGGGCCCGCCCAAAACCGAGCGGGATGGGTTTTGGGATCGGGTTAACGGGTCGAGTGATGGTGTTGGATCCGGGTTTGACTTTAACGGCGGGGTGCCGTCTGGGTTGAAGGCGATCGTAACGGTGTGCAAGGGCGGTGGTTGCGACTATGAGACGGTGCAAGAGGCGGTAAATGTGGCGCCGGACAACGATGCTAGCCGGAGGTTTGTGATCTGGATCAAAGCGGGTTTATACGAGGAAACAGTTCGGGTACCGTTGGAGAAAAAGAATGTGGTGTTTTTGGGTGATGGGATGGGCAAAACTGTCATTGCAGGGTCGTTGAATGTGGGCATGCCAAGAGTGTCCACCTACAATACTGCAACAGTAGGTAAGTTGGGATTTCATTTGGCATTTTGCTTTCAGCTgtattggtgatttttttttaacagttTTGTTCCTTTAATTCAATAGAAGGGTTGCAGTTACTTGCCTAGTATTGTCTTATTCTGTTTGTCTTTGGAATGATTGGTGATACAAGTATGTTATGTAGTTGTATTTCAATTTATTCTAGCAAACAAGTTTCAAAActtaaattttgtaaaatttaaatttgttacACCATAGCAAGTTTGAGAAGTTGAATTCTATATGCTTTGCACAAATTATGGAGtaaggaaaattttgtttttgactAGTTAAACTTGATTAGTGCACTAAATTTGAACTATAGCTGTATAGCTTTAGCCACTTTGTTAGTTATTCTACTGAATCCCTATTTGGCAAAGGAGTTTTTGGCCCAGTTTGTTTtctataaattttttaataactttaactacagtaatcttaaaaattttcttaaaaaattttaaactacacacttcaaaatacccaaaacacataaaaaaaaatttttcatcttaaaaattttttctacaacttttatagtaaactacagtaaagttttagacaaacatccaaaaaaattcatttgccaaaCGGTCTGCAATTCGAGAAATTCTTGGTCATCACAGTAGTCTATTTGTGTTCTCTATGCTTTCTGGTTTTTGGACAAATTGTTGTGAAGGGGGTAATTATAAACACATGATCTGGTAagttttttctttaaaattccGGTCATCACGCACAGCTTATATGTCCCATGTGGTATTGTTTCCCATGTATCTGGGCACCTATAGCTTGCAAATCAAATATAGAGGTCCGTCACATGATTTGGCAAACGAACTGTCGGTGGTCTTACATTTGCTAAAGTATTTTGTAAATCTCTTTGTAGGTGTAATCGGTGATGGATTCATGGCCAGCGGTGTCACATTTCATAACACCGCCGGCCCTGTTGAACACCAAGCAGTAGCCTTCCGATCACAATCTGACCTTTCAGTCATCGAAAACTGCGAATTCATCAGCAACCAAGACACGTTATATGCTCATTCTCTCCGGCAATACTACAAATCCTGTCGTATCCAGGGCAACGTAGATTTCATATTTGGCAATGCAGCTGCATTTTTCCAGGACTGTATCATCCTAGTTGCCCCTCGGCAAATCAAACCCGAAAAGGGA
This sequence is a window from Coffea eugenioides isolate CCC68of chromosome 7, Ceug_1.0, whole genome shotgun sequence. Protein-coding genes within it:
- the LOC113778415 gene encoding probable pectinesterase/pectinesterase inhibitor 51, which codes for MLPMTSFISCTFLSFLLFFSISSAKTTTSFLQPPPPPSSPSSSSPENDLIHEACKASRDPPTCESTLSQSSHVPPPNSTLLDVIQSATWASSENLNLAILMVNDILNSSAENLNLSIAAWNCVEGLVYSAYRTGSTAENLPRGRMKDSRAWMSAALAYQAGCSSGLKTANGGFNSKVNETVAFLDGLIGITTNSLGMMVNYDNFGNESGSWGPPKTERDGFWDRVNGSSDGVGSGFDFNGGVPSGLKAIVTVCKGGGCDYETVQEAVNVAPDNDASRRFVIWIKAGLYEETVRVPLEKKNVVFLGDGMGKTVIAGSLNVGMPRVSTYNTATVGVIGDGFMASGVTFHNTAGPVEHQAVAFRSQSDLSVIENCEFISNQDTLYAHSLRQYYKSCRIQGNVDFIFGNAAAFFQDCIILVAPRQIKPEKGETNAVTAQSRTSPAQSTGFVFHNCVINGTEEYMALYYSNPSVHRNFLGRPWREYSRTVYINSTIEALISPEGWLPWNGDYALATLYYGEYANSGPGANVTGRVSWSSRIPDEHVQAYSVHNFIQGDGWIPASS